CAGCAGGACAATGCTGTAGAGGAAGGCCATCGCCCCAAGCATCGCTAAAGAGATAGGGATCATGCTTACGATCTGGGGAATGATCACGTGTAGCCCGGCTGTGATACTGGTCACTACCAACAGAGCGATTGCCACATACATTCCCGTGACTGCAGAGCGCAACAAAAGGAGCCGCGTCAGCAAACTCGCGAGTTGCTTCAAGATCAGTTCGTCCTTCAAATTTTGGTTGTCCGCCGGATTCGACGTTGGAGTTTCCGCATCCAACTCGGCAATCAGCGTTTGAGTTCGGTCATTTACACGGCCGAGGCGGTTTGCCGTGGATAACAGAAGCAGGGCCGTGGCTGAAATGAGCACGCCCGGAGTAATTAACGCCGCCAAAACCTCGACTGGATGAAGCACTCTCTGCAGCCCTCTGAATGATGTAAGTCGTCCCAGTTCGGCACATCTTAACCGGGTTTCCTAAACCGCTCGATGCCGGGCATTTTGAATCCATTCACTGCCGTGCGGATGGAAGCCGATGCGATGCGGCCGTGCTGACAAACGGTGCTGGTGAAAATCGGGATTTCCACGGCATGGCGCGGCGTGTCTCACGGCCGGTATTACCGGCACATTTTGACTAAACGAATCCAGCCGAACGCTGCATCGTGGAAAATCGACGCTCCGCCCGTATCGGTTACGACTTGAACGCGGATTGTGCCGAAGTCAGCGATAGCTCCGTAGTTTTCATGTGTGCCGGCGGCTAGTCACTTCCCCAAGGTTTCGCTGCGATGCGCAAGATCGTGCGTCTGGACGTTTTTCTCCTGCAGACAGCAGTAGTGATCTGCTGTCTCGGGTGTGAAACGTCGAAACAGCAGCAAGTCCGCACATCGCCTCCACTAGAACAAAAACCCGTTTCCGCTGCGGTGACGCCAGTCGTTCGGCCGGTCGAGCCAACCGTCCAATTGGCGTCACATCAGCAAGGCAATCCAGGTCAATTGCCGCCACCGCAAAACGCCGCTGGCCTAGAACATGTTGCCCCCGTGCTCCTTCAGCACGTTGAGACGCTCGCCGATTTGGAACTTGCGGGACTGAGCAACAATCCCACGCTGCGGCGAATGCAACAAGAAGCCGCGGCTGAATGGGCCAAAGTCGGGTATGTCGCGAAGCTGCCAGACCCAACACTCTCGGGCATGTTTTTCGGCGACGCGATGAACTTCGTGCCGGATCGGCAGTTGGCCGAACTGCAATACATGCAGATGATTCCCTGGATCGGCCGGCTGAAAGCCGAAGCCCAGAT
Above is a window of Anatilimnocola aggregata DNA encoding:
- a CDS encoding DUF2721 domain-containing protein; this translates as MLHPVEVLAALITPGVLISATALLLLSTANRLGRVNDRTQTLIAELDAETPTSNPADNQNLKDELILKQLASLLTRLLLLRSAVTGMYVAIALLVVTSITAGLHVIIPQIVSMIPISLAMLGAMAFLYSIVLLIREAAIAVHTTLEEIAYAEGLVESRKSLRQQK